In Sorghum bicolor cultivar BTx623 chromosome 10, Sorghum_bicolor_NCBIv3, whole genome shotgun sequence, one genomic interval encodes:
- the LOC8061622 gene encoding putative RING-H2 finger protein ATL37, with amino-acid sequence MDDAVRTADPSTARWGRRSTLLLMWSLAELVTILVYAFAGRLWGFVVAGVLLALVFIFTCYYYLRRTRGSEESTTVGQQQQNEVNGDGVGVGLSQGDIEAIPAFEYCAAGADAGGGSGSEPSSWSSVEECAVCISVLRDGETVRRLTACGHAFHARCINGWLRGHATCPICRAGIKVVAGDGEPSPVAAAV; translated from the coding sequence ATGGACGACGCAGTGCGGACTGCTGACCCAAGCACTGCGCGGTGGGGCCGCCGCTCGACTCTCCTTCTGATGTGGTCGCTGGCCGAGCTCGTGACCATCTTGGTGTACGCGTTCGCCGGCCGGCTCTGGGGCTTCGTCGTCGCCGGCGTGCTCCTTGCGCTCGTGTTCATCTTCACGTGCTACTACTACCTCCGCCGCACGAGGGGGTCTGAGGAGTCAACAACGgtggggcagcagcagcagaatgAGGTCAACGGCGACGGCGTCGGCGTTGGCCTCAGCCAGGGGGACATCGAAGCCATCCCGGCGTTCGAGTACTGCGCGGCGGGCGccgacgccggcggcggcagcggctctgagccgtcgTCGTGGTCGTCCGTGGAGGAGTGCGCGGTGTGCATCAGCGTCTTGCGGGACGGGGAGACGGTCAGAAGGCTGACGGCGTGTGGGCACGCGTTCCATGCGCGGTGCATCAACGGGTGGCTGCGTGGGCACGCCACCTGCCCGATCTGCCGTGCCGGCATCAAGGTCGTCGCCGGCGACGGTGAGCCATCCCCAGTGGCGGCGGCTGTGTAG